The Diaminobutyricimonas aerilata nucleotide sequence GCATCATCGACCTCGCCGACGAGTACGCGCTCGCCGTCGTGTCGTCCCGCGACGAGTCCGAGCGCGCCGGCATCGTCGTGCTCGAACCGGCTCCGGAGCACGTGACGGTGCTCGTCGCGTCGCTGCACAACCACGGCATCGCCTCGACCCAGCGCGGCGGCACCGTGCGGCTGAGTCCGCACGTGTCGACCACCGAGGACACGTTCGAGATGCTGCGCGGCGCGTTCCTCTCGTACGCGACGACCACCAACGTTTAACGCCGCCGTAACCTCCGCTTCAGCGTGTCGCCCGACCCCTCGCCGGGGCGGGGCCTAGCGTCATGCTCATCGGGCATCGCGCCCGATCGGAGCGGCCACACAAGTTCGTTCCGGGACCGCCAGTGGCCGTTCTGCCGAATGGATCCGGATGCGCTCAGCATCCGGGGAGGAGCAGTAGTGGCCGCGCTCGAAACCCCCCAGCAGAAGAAGCGCCGCGAGGCATCGGTCGAGAAGAAGCAGGGGGAGCGCACCTACGTGCTCGACACCTCCGTGCTGCTGAGCGATCCGCGCGCGATCTTCCGCTTCGCGGAGCACGCCGTCGTGCTCCCCGTGGTCGTCGTCACCGAACTCGAGGCCAAGCGCCACGACCCGGAGATCGGCTACTTCGCACGACAGGCCCTGCGCATCCTCGACGACCTGCGCGTCGAACACGAGCGCCTCGACTTCCCGATCGCCGCGGGCGACGAGGGCGGCAGCATCCGCGTCGAGCTCAACCACTCGAACATGGCCGTGCTGCCCTCCGGGCTGCAGCTCGGCGACAACGACTCCCGCATCCTCGCCGTCGCCATGAACCTCGCGAGCGACGGGCTCGACGTCACCGTCGTGTCGAAGGACCTGCCCATGCGCGTGAAGGCCGCGTCGATCGGTCTTGCCGCGGAGGAGTACCGCGCCGAACTCGCCGTCGACTCCGGTTGGACCGGGCTCGACGACCTCACGCTGAGCGCCGAGCAGATGGCGGAGCTCTACGACAAGGAGGAGCTGCACACCCGCGCTGTCGCGGACCTGCCGGCGAACACGAACCTCGTCATCCACTCCGACCGGGGGTCCGCCCTCGGCCGGGTCGCGTCACGCGGGGTCGTCAAACTCGTGCGCGGCGACCGCGACGTGTTCGGTCTGCACGGCCGTAGCGCCGAGCAGCGGCTCGCGATCGACATGCTGCTCGACCCGGAGGTCGGGATCGTGTCGCTCGGCGGTCGCGCCGGCACCGGCAAGTCGGCCCTCGCCCTGTGCGCCGGACTCGAGGCGGTGCTCGAGAAGCAGCAGCATCGCAAGATCATGGTGTTCCGCCC carries:
- a CDS encoding PhoH family protein translates to MAALETPQQKKRREASVEKKQGERTYVLDTSVLLSDPRAIFRFAEHAVVLPVVVVTELEAKRHDPEIGYFARQALRILDDLRVEHERLDFPIAAGDEGGSIRVELNHSNMAVLPSGLQLGDNDSRILAVAMNLASDGLDVTVVSKDLPMRVKAASIGLAAEEYRAELAVDSGWTGLDDLTLSAEQMAELYDKEELHTRAVADLPANTNLVIHSDRGSALGRVASRGVVKLVRGDRDVFGLHGRSAEQRLAIDMLLDPEVGIVSLGGRAGTGKSALALCAGLEAVLEKQQHRKIMVFRPLYAVGGQELGFLPGDQGEKMNPWGQAIFDTLSALVSDNVLDEIVDRGLLEVLPLTHIRGRSLHDAFVIVDEAQSLERNVLLTVLSRIGQNSRVVLTHDVAQRDNLRVGRHDGVASVIETLKGHSLFGHITLTRSERSAIAALVTEVLEGNELA